In Monodelphis domestica isolate mMonDom1 chromosome 1, mMonDom1.pri, whole genome shotgun sequence, the sequence GCTTCTGGGAAAAGAGGGGTGATGGTCCCACTGTCTTCTGCCCTGGTCAAACCACATTTGGAATATTAGGGTCCTCTAGTTTAAGGACACTGATTCACGGGAGAGAAtcagaggagggcaaccagaaTGGTGAAGAGCTCGGAGGCCCTAAGGATTCGCTGCAGGAAACAGATGCTTAGCCTGGAGCTGAGAAGATGGGGGTAGGGGACCAGGGCAAAGAGGAAGCCCCCTAGGATGATTTGAAGCAATGTCCGAACCTGGAACCCTGGGGGGAAGAGTAGGTTTGACATCAGGCAAAATGTCTTCACTCTTAGGGCCGGCCTGGGCTGGCTAGAGAGCTGTCGGGGTGCCCCTCCTTGGAGGAGGTCTTCTGGAGGAGAATGGACAGCCACTGGCCCTTGGTGGTGGAGGGGGTGCCTTTCTTTGGAGGCGTAGATGGGTGTACCTGGATGGCCCACGAAGCCCTCAATAATCGCGAAATCTGGCTAAGGAGAGGGAACACCTGGGAAGGGCCAgaagggctggggggggggggggaaggctggAGGGGGCTGGGGAGGCTGGGGCGGGAGGGGGGGTAACCCTTGCCGCAGCGGTCATGCTCTCCCTCCTGTCTTTCCAGAACGAGAAGGACGCCCGAAACAAAGAGGCCTTCGAGAAGTGGCGCAAATCTAAGCCTCTGCCCAAATTGCCCATGATTAAGGCCCCTGTGCCCTCCCCGGTCTCGGAGGAATCCCCCAGGAGCATAAACGACCTGCCGGGAACTCCCCCAGACACAACAGAAACTCCAGCCATCACGAAGGAATCCCCCCGGGCCACAAAGGAATCCCCCCGGGCCACAAATGAATCCCCTGGGGCCACAAAGGAATCCCCCCGGGCCACGAAGGAATCCCCCCAGGCCACGAAGGAATCCCCCCGGGCCACGAAGGAATCCCCCCGGGCCACGAAGGCATCCCCCCGGGCCACGAAGGCATCTCCCCGGGCCACGAAGGCATCTCCCCGGGTCACGAAGGCACCCCAGGGAGCCACCAAGGAGAAGGAATCTCCCCAGACCACGAAGGAATTCCCCCAGGTCACAAAGGAATCCCCCCGGGTCATGAAGGAATCTCCCAGGGCCACGAAGGAATTCCCCCGGGGCAGGAAGGAATCCCCCCTGGACTCGAAGGAATCTCCGCAAGCCAGGAAGGAATCCCCCCGGGTCGCGAAGGAATCCCCCCGAGTTGCAAAGGAATCCCCCCGGGTCGCGAAGGAATCCCCCCGGGTCGCGAAGGAATCCCCCCGGGTCGCGAAGGAATCCCCCCGGGTCGCGAAGGAATCCCCCCGGGTTGCAAAGGAATCCCCCCGGGTCGCGAAGGAATCCACGGGACTTCGGAAGAAGGGCACCCAGCTCCAGAAGTCTCTTGTGACGAAAGAGGCCCCCAGAGTTAAGAGGCACCCCCCAGGCACGAGGGCCCTGGCCCCGCTGAGACCTCACCCTCCCTCCAAGCCCCGGCCCGCTTTGGCTCGGCTGGGCCGTCGGAggctcttcccctctcccagagcccagcccagcccaagcTCCTGGACCGTTCTCCCGTCTTTGAGCCCCCTCATTTCCAGCTCCCGGATCCACTCCGGCCTGCGCTCCCTGTCCGGCTCCCAGCCCGCCTGGAGCTCCCGGGCCCCGTCGGGGCTGGACAGCCTCCGCCCTCCTGTCGTCATCCCCCAGCCCGAGCCCTCTATCTCCGAGGCCGAGTCCACCTCGTCCCAGCGCCCCCCGTCCACCTCGTCCCAGCGCCCCCCGTCCACCTCGTCCCAGCGCCCCACGTCCCACGGCTCGATGGCGCCCCCCGAGCGCCCTCCCTTGGACTCGGGGCTGCCGGTGGCCACGCCTGCCCCCATGTCCCTCCTGGACCGCTACATGGCCGACGTGCGGCTGAGGGTCCcgcggccccggccccggccgcGGTGGCGACCCCAGTTCTCCTGGGTGACCAAGTGGAACCCGAGCACCAACCTCGCCACGCGGCCCGTCACGCAGATCGCGCGGATCCCCGACCTCTGCCTGGGCTTGCATCCGGACCCGCTGACCGAGCCGCACAACTTCCGCAAATTCCTCAGGTTCGTCCCCAACGGCGAGGGCGGGATGCTGATCCAGACAGCCGACCGCCAGTGGATCTTCCCGGTGCCACA encodes:
- the ANKRD53 gene encoding ankyrin repeat domain-containing protein 53, with translation MAAPTASDQMDPQVMSQLLLTVAMENLGLAGFTGMSRIKRRSFPTSLLDDSQWTEKKDPRHLFKMQAPAAWTAACPLCSAEGPEWAQVVQEPPFSIQIHSETSHGKIVVQPFLHGRSHTDWDDAWGKRSGRAAFSRRFRALKGIALKKDLKDQELLAASVGNLEWLHQCLRSFKGDIQCDRRGFSALHLAAERGNLQCVIALVEQYKFPLAATTKKGWTPLHLALTRNSPGVALKCVQYLLNKGAPVNVRNQNGVTPLHLAALEGMLDCLKFLVKAGADVHAVDNQKRKGIDLCRIWHHRECARFLKDAMWKQDKEEWAIEMNRLNQLKKKLLVMEKNYLLKKKNEKDARNKEAFEKWRKSKPLPKLPMIKAPVPSPVSEESPRSINDLPGTPPDTTETPAITKESPRATKESPRATNESPGATKESPRATKESPQATKESPRATKESPRATKASPRATKASPRATKASPRVTKAPQGATKEKESPQTTKEFPQVTKESPRVMKESPRATKEFPRGRKESPLDSKESPQARKESPRVAKESPRVAKESPRVAKESPRVAKESPRVAKESPRVAKESPRVAKESPRVAKESTGLRKKGTQLQKSLVTKEAPRVKRHPPGTRALAPLRPHPPSKPRPALARLGRRRLFPSPRAQPSPSSWTVLPSLSPLISSSRIHSGLRSLSGSQPAWSSRAPSGLDSLRPPVVIPQPEPSISEAESTSSQRPPSTSSQRPPSTSSQRPTSHGSMAPPERPPLDSGLPVATPAPMSLLDRYMADVRLRVPRPRPRPRWRPQFSWVTKWNPSTNLATRPVTQIARIPDLCLGLHPDPLTEPHNFRKFLRFVPNGEGGMLIQTADRQWIFPVPQLPYEVLLRELCPPKKPGRGRLPMGLRRTHLPDLPRRRYFGPQYFWTDAMAMSLRDTFDPAFISTVRKHQGLPESSTPSLSSLALRQCLAIFFCLCHPLPHR